A genomic segment from Ananas comosus cultivar F153 unplaced genomic scaffold, ASM154086v1, whole genome shotgun sequence encodes:
- the LOC109705153 gene encoding putative disease resistance protein RGA3, whose protein sequence is MATLDALFGNCSEKLAALIQDEVAMILGVKEELRKLQRRMKRIDGALKKVERERTEDAAWLNELQSILHEANDVFDELRYELPSASSSVLSILCCLPIFSFFNSIRVRHNLAERIRDLNNRIDAVAKDQWIFNLESVNATVGRVASMSSTRETCEIMEADVVGREIEDATDVLVEMIVANNRRNFQVIAVAGMGGIGKTTLAQKVDNNPRIRENFQVRIWICVSQKYSAVQLLQEITRKAGGSHGSAERVLELLPILSRTLGGRRIFLVLDDVWRSNVWTDLLRNPLQNGAARGCVLVTTRDQNVAMRMGAKHIHRVEKMSVASGWELLCKKTYLEEEGEDAQSLRSVGVQIVNKCGGLPLAIKVIAGVLTTKEKSRKEWEKVLKSNAWSMSELPKEFTGCGWQRGLSSKKKV, encoded by the exons ATGGCGACGCTGGACGCTCTTTTCGGAAACTGCTCAGAGAAGCTCGCTGCTTTAATCCAGGATGAGGTGGCGATGATTCTCGGAGTGAAGGAAGAGCTCCGGAAGCTGCAGAGGAGGATGAAGCGGATCGACGGCGCACTGAAGAAAGTAGAGCGGGAGAGGACCGAAGATGCCGCTTGGTTGAATGAGCTGCAAAGTATCTTGCATGAAGCGAACGATGTCTTTGACGAACTCAGGTATGAGCTGCCGTCCGCATCTTCATCAGTTCTGTCGATTCTCTGCTGCCTTCCTATATTCTCTTTCTTCAACTCCATTCGAGTTCGTCACAACTTAGCCGAGAGAATTAGAGACCTCAACAATAGAATCGATGCGGTTGCGAAGGACCAGTGGATCTTTAATCTTGAGTCGGTAAATGCGACGGTGGGTCGAGTGGCGAGCATGTCGTCCACGCGCGAGACTTGTGAGATCATGGAAGCCGACGTCGTTGGGAGAGAGATCGAAGATGCTACCGACGTATTGGTCGAGATGATAGTCGCGAACAACCGACGGAATTTTCAAGTGATTGCTGTAGCAGGCATGGGAGGGATCGGCAAGACCACGCTAGCTCAGAAGGTGGACAACAATCCTAGAATCCGTGAGAACTTCCAGGTGAGAATTTGGATTTGCGTCTCCCAAAAATATTCAGCTGTTCAACTGCTACAGGAGATCACTCGAAAAGCAGGAGGCAGCCACGGAAGTGCCGAACGGGTTTTGGAACTGCTCCCTATTCTCAGCCGGACACTTGGAGGGAGGAGAATCTTTCTTGTGCTGGACGACGTATGGCGATCGAACGTATGGACCGATTTACTCCGAAACCCGCTACAAAATGGAGCAGCTAGAGGATGTGTTCTGGTGACCACGAGAGACCAGAACGTTGCGATGAGAATGGGTGCGAAACACATTCACCGGGTGGAGAAAATGTCTGTTGCCTCAGGCTGGGAGTTGCTTTGCAAGAAAACCTAtctagaagaagaaggagaagatgcgCAAAGTTTGAGAAGTGTGGGGGTTCAAATTGTTAACAAATGCGGCGGTCTTCCCCTTGCTATCAAAGTGATTGCCGGTGTCTTAACCACCAAGGAGAAAAGCAGAAAAGAGTGGGAGAAAGTTCTCAAAAGCAATGCTTGGTCTATGAGTGAGCTTCCTAAGGAATTCACAG GATGTGGGTGGCAGAGGGGTTTGTCAAGCAAGAAGAAGGTTTAA